The Pieris rapae chromosome 1, ilPieRapa1.1, whole genome shotgun sequence genome contains the following window.
acactatacctatctatgacgagtgaggcacaataaccatacatgatatacatggcaaaacgacgtttgctagtatttaatatattaccaGTTAATCAATTGGTTGATGTTACAAGATGCTCTCagtatcattaatttattaacatgtataatatatgttcCACTAAAGCCATCGTAAAATattcacatttattaaaaggttgGCTTCTAGGAATCGTAAACGCCTACTTACATCTGATCAAAAATTCATCATTATGAAAGCAATATTGCCGTTCAGTGggttttgaatattaaatgcaatgTACTAAGgcaatgtaataattaagtttatctTCCAATGGTGCCTTCTGCTTTGGATGGATGCCGATTATTATGGTTACTTCGAGTTTGGTTTCTACGCCTCTGAATAATGCAGTGAAAGCACCAATGCAAATCCGAATATTCTTTAACCAAGACGTACGTCTGCAGCCAGGATCTGTGCTAACTTGATACTGTATTCTCTTTGATTAAATGAAGACTCTGGTCATAAACTTTGCCTAAGGCACAACTCAGTTAGATAAGGGAaacctttattatataaccttGGTGCTTAAAAAACCCCATCTATAATATCTTTTGGTTAGGCCATAGGAATCGTCAGATGTCGTGCGCACATGTTTTCGCCTAAATTATGGGCTTAGACGACGCTACCAAACTTgctgtttttgttttcaagATTAACGATGAACTACGCCCCGGAAAAAACGTCACAGAAAACGGCTGTTGCCTAAAACTTTGATGTATAAATCTTACAGATTTTACGACACCCGCAACAGTGCTTATAACTAGTTTTAAGCTGTAGTCAAAGGATTGAGTAGTGTAGTGTAGTGTACCATTGTACCATTGTGTAGTGTGTAGTATACCAttagcaaaattaattattatttcaaattaccaGTGGTAAATCTAATGTCGTAAACTATAGATGTATCAGAAACATTTTGCTCGTGTTTGTTAAGCCTTTCATtgcattgtttattatgtaaataaaattataaaaggtCCATTGATCTGTTTGCATTATAATCGAATTCATTTGAGTAAAATCGAGTTGTTTCTGATTTCGCTGCTATAAAACCTCATAGTTAATTTCACGTTAATTGTTGCTTAACATTCAGCCAATTCAGGCTTTCATTGACGCTAGAGGCTATCTGTcgatgaatttaatatttatcataaaaaatgttataataacaagAAATACTTATGCTTACATGATGAGCATTTCTAAGAGCTAAAAGTAATTCTGGTTTAATTCTATAATGTCTTTTAACCTACCtcgatatatatattgatgatTACTTCGACTACTCTTGAAGCATTATACATCAcacaaaatcatttaattttaaagcactttctaatattaataaaatattcgttacattggtttatattaaaaaatacataccgcATTTTTTGAGGACTTACTTCCCTAATGGCGTAACTTAAAGCAATAAAAgatatcaaaaatgtattaaaaagggCGCCAGTACTCCAAGCAATAATGGAGCGCGAGGTCCGGTGCAACCATTAACCACCGAATTATCTCGTCTCTCCAAGTATTTGGACGTTTATTCACTGTGCAAATGTTTcgaaacaaaattgttttaaattttattatgcagCCCGGTTATTCAGGTACCTTCCTTATAGAtccgtttttaaaataacgaatGTTCCAGTTATAAAAGGAACCGTATAACTAATTTCGCTGATACAAACTTTACAATTGAAATACGAGTTCACACAGATGTTTAAATGTGCTGGTACTTCTTTTAGCTGTACTAAATGTAACTTTAGGCTTGCCTGGAAGATCGCTAGTTagtgataaggccgcccgttgcatcccttgtaatttttatgagtTGTgtcatttgtgtttctttgcagcgaagtgtgaataaataaaaaaataaaaaaaataaatgaaatcttGAGATACATCACAAATAACATaggaatgtaaaattttatgttaacgCCACttatataggtaataaatatGTCACTTAAGCTCTTTAAGACCCGATGAATGTCTCAAGTtacagttttttgttaatgagCGTAGTAACCCTACCTTAGGGTTGTGCCTTGgtttaaagtattaaagaCTTGACACTTCCCTCGAACAACCGCCTTAACTTGCAGTATGATTCGATATGCGAAAAATGGCCACAAATAAAcccataaaaggaaaaaatcgtAAAGGAAAGCCCTTGGTGATACAAATTATTGAGAAATAACATTTGACGGCCAAATTCCAatgttatgaatatttaattaaaattacgttGGCTTAAtggtttctttaattttgatataaaacttttttcattTTGGCCTTCCCAAGTTTAATAcgagattatataaaatatacattctattgctttttaattaatgacatGTAACGTAATATTACAtagttaaaatacttaaaagggCTCTTTTTGTACCCAGCCCCTCTTGGTCTAAACGTGTTACCAAAAATTCTCATGaagaagataaataaatattttgtgtggttttatgaaaccagGGTTATTCCATTCCattccattaagggtataaaaatcgctttatcaatcctaattttatacttggaaaattggaatgataatgagaaataataaaattagactGTCTCtaactaatattttcattaaactcTGTATCTAATAGAGTACgacttacataatacttaacaattatttagattatatacaattattaaaatagcgtggagcTCTGGCACACGtgaataatagtctatacatTACACGGTCAGCtggctgctatgacgagcgcctttcactttatccctactccgcggccgaccgtcacgcgacatgcgcTACACAGtccaaaaagtttgagacgatgtaataaaagtttcactttaatatatttttttttagtttgagtaaagcttttatattaaattgtatccATTAAAAAGATATCAAAATCATTAGCAATCAGCAAACAATTCTCATTGTCCGTAGCAGATAGTTTCACCTGTAATTAAAGTTTGTGGTTCAGATAATATCGGCTCTGATTGCCGGGAACTACTTAATTACGAGAAGGTTTCGCTCCCGAGGGAAGGCGATCTGAGACGAGCACTCAAGATTTACTGCTCTTGACCCCACTTGATCCTCCAACTGACACCCGATATATCACGATACATGTAATTACAATGTTACTAAACAGTCTTTAGTTTCACatttcacaataattatttctcaTTTCATAAGATGCTGATTTTTTTCATCAGTTATAcatcttaaattttattttatttctgtgaaaggattattaaatatagaaataaacgGTAcggtttattattaaatttgctaAGGCCTTCATATTCCACGAAAATAGTATCAGCATGAAATGtctaaattaatgaataattcaCTTATTATCGGAAAATAACCGTGTGATGCAAACATCCAGAATGTTCaacgaataaattatatttgcttTCATTGAAAATGTGCTTAAGATATGAGATATGAATATCATATACATTAGAGGCATTTTTTGAAAACCAGGTATATGTTCAGATACCCTCactattatgtattttgttccagatcaataaataaatcagtgggcttacaacctctttaggaaGACCTAGCGCCACTGGCCAagaggcctcagatttttgaatctgttttttaaatctaataagcgagtaggtgatcagcctccagtgccaaCCATGACCATCCTCCAtcagacatgtcggtttcctcgcgatgttttccttcaccgttcgagcaaatgttaaatacgcacatagaaagaaagtccattggtgcacaaccgtggatcaaacctacgacctcaggtatgagagtcgcacgctaaagccactaggcctaCGCTGCTCTTTTTGTTCTATATACAAcgttctatatatttaattattatttataatttttcatatattataaaagatatccaaatattattatgataaaatacgTAGGGTGAATAAAAACGAATTCGTGCGTTCTTAATATTACCTGTAGTTATTTCAGACCTGAACTTTGAGATAACAATTGATACAGAAGTTAAATATAGCTTTATCAGCCTGATTAGTTCCTAAATTGATGCCTGCGATTAAACATCTAACTCGGATTTGTCGCAAAGGCTAATGGCCGACATGCCATTATAACTTGCTAGATTTAGAGTGCATCAATGTTGTTTGTTGAATTCACAACCCTCTAGGTTATCAATTCATAAGACacctttattttacaatgcaCTCTCTGTATAACAGGTACAcggtattctaaaatatttaacgagTCAAGAGTGGATTTTCTAATaacttgaaattttaattgacataatgtaaaaaatacacaacgtatgtattatatattcaccagatttaatttatatactagTCCGTTCAGTTTCTatagaatttctttttaaCCCAAAGAACACTACATGGGAAACGAGTGATTCAAGAAATGAATGTAAAATgcattgttattttgtattagcGTGAGTTCAACTAATCTGGTTGCTGATGACAATTCTATGACACAGCCCATTCTTCGTAATACTGCCAGGCTTAATATGTCGAAACCTGAGAAATGTATGAGTTCTATGAATCTAGTTACTGATGACAAAGAACTCACATTGTACGTTGtggttttaaaagtaaatattccCTATGCTGTTGATCTCTGTTTCCCCCGCGAGTACCAGTCGGCTTGGGggagataaaatatatattacatgacACGATGCTAAATATGTTTGAGTATACCTGAGAATTGAATCAGAAACAGTCATAAGGttcaaacaaaacacatatttcaagaatatttgtttaattcaggacacatgaaaatatattaatatttcagttatGGGGTAAAGGAGGGGCTGCATTACCCAATCCTGCTTGAATACCGAATCCTGGTGGTGGTGGACATTCGCATAACGTAGTAAGTCCTGTTATAGGCTCTGCAGCAAACCTTCCACTCCTTTGaggaaacaaaagaatattaaaaactgagACTTGTCCTTTCTCaattaaaaagttgtattgtacatttgttttaatttgacaaCATTATAGGACCTAAAATATCTCCTCAAATTTACTACGTATGAAAAAAGTGTTCAATAGAAATAGTTATAGTTTATGAACTAGATTATAAACTATACgtcaagaaaaataatttattatgaatgtaTTGGGGAAAATAACTTAGAAATAAGTAGTCTTTCAATACAgattatgttttatgtttctgaaaggtaaataatatttatttatgaccaTTTTACTATTCCCAAGGCACTTTCCATATGTTTATTGTAACTACTAGGTATAATATTAGTCGACTTAGACATACTGAAACACTTCGACAGTCTCATCTTACAGCTCAATTGAACTAATAATTAGACTTACTGCGGTCCACAAGGTGGTATGCCTCCACATTTTAGTGTCTGTATAATATTGTAGACGTCACACACAGTTACATCCTCctgtaatattatgaataatgttaaatagtaCACGCATATAACATGTATCTACAGATTCGTCGATAAAAGAACGCAAGGGAATTGGATTGTTGGTGTACGTAAAAGGTGCACTTTCTTGGCATGCTGTTTTCAGATTGTATCAGGATTGGTTTTGAGACATAATTTAACCTTTAGATTTTCTTGCTTGACTTAATTCACGTAATCCTGTAAGCATTCCAACATTTGATCAGTCATCATCATTGATTTAACCGCTCCACTTTTTCTTTACACAATTCACCCAAATTTTCAGGGAAATCGTTCCAATTTCTGTGGAGGTAGTGTACCTTGATATTCATATCAAGGCTGCTGAAAGTGTGAAAACATCAACACAACATGCTCTGTTTTACTGTCATCTTTTTTGTGTCCAAGACAATTTTTGCAGTCTTACGACGAACAGTCTGGGTCTAAGTAAAGTAATGATAATacgtaaataaagtaatagtaATACTAATAAGTCTGTGTTCAAAGAATAGAACTTATGTCTGATAGCTGTAGCTCAAAACCCGAAGCTGCTGAAAAGGAACAACAGGCataaaattccaaataaaaaaatatgttatttttaatgatggCCGCCAAATAAAGTACCTACAGAATGCACAAGccttcattaaatttaacaaccGTATAAAACGGAAATTGCAGGTATCATTGCAAATCTCATCACGTATTTTCAAAACGGAAACttgaaaaaattatctaatacGAAATGAGAAATCGAAAATTGCCCTTCGAATTGCCAGCCAGTTAGAAATTAAACACACGTTTCGGTGAGGCCAATCATCGATAGGCCGAGATAATCTCCTTGATTCGATTTAGATTGGCGTGCATCCAGGCTCACTTACATAGTAATCATCATCAACAACCAGAACGGGGGCATTGGCGCATGCGCCCTGGCACTGCACCGTGTCGACACCGAACATACGATCTGCGGATAGGCTCCCGGCGCAGCAGCATGTCGCCTCTTCTACTGCCTGGAGAATGACGTCTGAACCACGAAGCATGCAGGGCGTCGTTACACAGACTTTCACGTTGAATTTGCCTCTGTAGCGCCTGTGGAATTCAAAGTAGTTAAAAAGCTATACGTAATCGCAAAGAGTTTTATTTGTCCCAGTGAACAACTTCAGTACGAGAtcatatacctatatattgcTCTTTTATCTgtgccttttattaaatttaagaaatgtattaaagaaaagctgtgtaaggcttactataaagttactTAAAGTTGATTAtgtagttgataaaagggcctagGACTAGTGCTGGCCAGgctatttctaattaatttgctatatttgttttaaatattgtagaattgtttgatgatttgctttttctaaaaagagtaccgagagtttttacgccggctttttctctcggcccacaccctctgtcttctttgccgatgagtagggatgccaacaggttcgattttaatgacgtggaataagtgataccatgatgatcttatgttacaaaataaacgtatttcatttcatttatttcatttcattatttcgcaatcgaataatgattttaattaaatttaaattggtttaaattattatttatttttcctataactattctatataaacaaaatgaattgtaaaatatgttgCTACGCGCAAAACTTGAAGATATCCAATTAGCTCATATACTtcttattataacataaatagtaTAAAGCAAACTTGACAAATTGTGATCCATCTTTAGCCATGTCTGCTACGAAGCTATAATGAACACTTTGCTAATTACCTCTTACACATAGTGTAAAACGTAGCCCACTCATACACTCTCATCCGTGGAATACTAAGCACGTCAGCCACTTTATGCATGGCTGATATCGGAATCCAGCCTATCTGTCTTTGAACTATATCCATAGCCGCAGAGATAGCTGACCGCTGACAGCCTTCGGGATAGTTCTGGATGATTGCACATAATCTCTGGAAAAAGTCATCATACCTAGATTAAAATGTTGTGTATCCCTGTCACACATCAAATTTTCAGTCAAACGTCAAATTTTAAGTCATAACGGATTCCGCAATATGCTTTCCTTCATAAGCAAGAGCTACGAGCACATATATgagtttttagttattatatttttttataattattatgcaacatataatttttatgaaacatatacTCATTACTATAACAAATATCCTTAATAAGACCATTCCTTTTCTAATATGAAGGTTTTATGTTTAACTTCAAAgacgaaaaattatattagattcTACTCACTTGCATATGTAGTATAATCGAATAATAACCGCCTTAGAGttaaaacataatgtaaatgataaaaaataattaatgtatacatatatactttacattgatatttttcttGTCGCATGTCTCGTATCGCTCGCAGTGTACATTACAGCTAGATAATACGTGCTATGGTACTAATTAAAAGTCTGCGAAATCCCACGCTTCAATGACGTAGTCAAAACGAAGGAATTACTAGGAACTATTTCCCGTTCCGGTATTTTGTATACCGATGTATGTAACAGGAATTTTTATCACTAGTAAAAGAATGTACAAATTTGACTGACCATATTGTGTGATCAGTTAAATCTGTAAATGTCATAAAAGCgattgttacaaataaattgtttaataattgtatttaagcCTCAAAACATAATTACCGTCATGTTAGCTTCTGTAAATTCGAATGGTATCTGTGGATTGTTATCATTACTATCACGGTGCACAAAGATCTCTTCGCTTAAAAGATTTTTGGAGCAGGAAAAATTTCTTACAATTTGTGGTATCTGGAAAATGTAAATAGGTAAGATAATGGCACGTAATTTCAGAAAAGAATTCTATTAAGTATTGCAATACCAGGTTACCTTTTGTACCACCTTAAACCTATTAAGAAGCATAATTATAATCAGAAATGTAGTTCCAATTTTTGTTGAAACACCAACAAAACGTCAAAGAATGTGACAAGAATACTGtgacagataataaaatataaaaaatgcttgCTTTAtggagtttattaaaaaaaacgatatTTCATATTCCACGTAGGTTGTTCGTAAAAAAGGCAAGATTACTTTCCTAATAAAACTagcttattaagaaaattacaatCTTGTTGCGTGATAAGGAAAAATCAGTTTAGAGTTTCAAAATGGCCCTATGCTCTGTCTGTTGCCGATCTAAAAGTCGTTACCTGCACGGGCGATATTACCGGATATTGGGAAATGATGCTAAAAGATGGTAGTTGTCGGATCAAGACTACTACTAATATCGGTGGATGCAATATCGGGGATCATTCCCATAAAACCGCCCGAAGCGAATATCGGGTACGTTATTGACCTCATAGAAATTCACCGATGAAGCACATAGCTTAAGCGATTTTAACATCGTAAGTGTAAAGAGATGTTTATCGGTGCAACCTAGTGACCCCTTTGGGCGACTGAAGCCAAATAGGTCACACATTATCAAAATCCTAATATTATAGATGTCTGAATTAACTAAGcacatgtttattttgtatttcgaCTCGAAGGAAACGTTAATATTTCATCCAAAAATCAATTTGTTGTTGACTTCGCGCTCGTTCAGCTTGTgttattgaaacatttttcaaacaactacaagtattttcattttgaaCATGATAAATGCGGTTAATTCTGTCATTTGCAGTACCACTTTTCCTTTGTTATGAAAACGTTTCGttgtttactataaaaataaccaCTGTACGTTCAACGTGGTACTAAcagtgaaaaataattttaatttactatttaataataaaactatagttaagatatgaaaaataaaatatagctgAGAAGGTTTAATGGTCAGTTGTAACTGCATAAACAAAGTTAAGTAACAGATGTAAGAGTATCTTAAGACTGTGTTTTCCCACTGTGACCATTCCTTAGGAAGACATAAGCCAGACCAACGTTATATAGATTATACTTTAGTGAGAAAAATACGGGTACTGTAGAGCGACAGAACTTAATACACGTTTTATATCTTATGCCTTATACTTACCCGAGCTCAGTCAAATaaagtattgtatatatattacgtcTAATTCAATATATAGTCTTATTCCTCTCCCTGCGAGGAATACTAACGATCAAGTAGTTCCTCAAGCAGTTTTTCTTGCGTTCAAATGCCGGCAtcagtttaaattataaatcatttatttatttaggtaagaCAATGatacttatgaacatcaataaagaaatacatattaaatgcttctaatattACGTTTAGTGCCAGTTCAAGTTCAATCAAGGGCGCTGAACGGACaataagaactggcaataaactctccgcgaCTCTTCTGAATTAccaagatttttgttttacaaaatgtttgtaaggagatGTAAACATTACACCATGCTCTAAATCGGAAGAAAtgaatagttaataaataataaaaaaataaaaattaaagattagtcctctatcagcagtaggcatggtgaaataggagcacgcacttacattctcgtgagagcaacacgcaaatacatagtcgaaataactaacaacaatggatttatataatatttacgaaaTCATGATTTAACGAAGTCATGAAAAGTAAAGCATGCAATAGTATTGATATTGATGTGGGCACTTCTTGGTTTTGGGAGAagaacaattattgtttctgGTTGATGTCTCAAGCGATACTTAAGACACAGATGTTTCAACCCCATCCCTGAAGTAAACTGGAcaacacataataaatatatattatattcacgCTGATTTTTAAGAATggctttattttttagatggCTAACGGGTAGGATACATGGATAATGCTAGAAGGATGTGTgcaagttgaattggttcccAATACTTCAGTAGGTTGCTGATTGCCACGCACTATCACTATCTGgaacggacgtcgaggtagCACAGACGAAATGGACAGGTGGAATCTCTTTTTCTGCCTTTGCAAACAACGAAACCGTTTTCTCCGACGATGAAACTGACCTGATTGCAAACCATGGAaaatgcggttttttttaaagtaaaattaaaattccctTTTTATAAAGCGATCAATTTCATATCCTTTcgatatatacataaatataaattttcaaataagcaatatttttaatatgcaaaGTGCTTTTCTAAGAcatttccaaaataaaaaacgtttatCTGAAGCcgagtgaaattattttatcccGGGCTAAAGCTGACGCAATGAAAACGAATCTCCCCAAAGTGCCTTGACATCAGAATCCTGTGAGCCGCAACCCTTACTCATTACGTTATCGAGTTCCCCCGAACCCTTTCTTTCCTAAGAATTATGCccgtaaaataaacatatacttGATTGAAATGAAGTTTACACGTATCAAGTATTGTCtagatattgattttatataagattacTACAACTTTCTTTGCTATCatacaagtattttttatatgtcatGGCAAAAGTGAGAATCATTGCTCGGCgacagataaaaaaatagttttaataatttattattaaaaatgcttaaaatacgaaaaatataggtatgttttttttacctggAAAGAAAATACGCATGAAACATAAAATCTCAAAAgctatataaatttagttgtaGCCAAGTTTTAGTGTGTTATTAAGTAggtagatatatataattacaggtaataaataaagtgaaaaCCTCCTTCTGAAACCTATAAGAGGAGTAAGTATTAGATCGAACTCGTCTCCTACCTCTTAAATAAACcggaattttattgttattctcAACCTACGCATTAAAGTGGTAGTTCTCCCTATCCTCTGTAAAAGCATAGGAAATCCCAAATTGTTTCTGGAACTgactaaattgtattatttcacTTAACTTAACTTATAAATGACCGAGACACTGGAATTCTTTTGTTCTATAAAGGGAAATAACGTTTAAAATGTACTATTTCTTACTGACATCTgcgaatacataaataatataagagcCTGAACcttatctatatatgtatcatAAATCTAGTGTACCGGTATAAAATATTGCGGATTCTCAAAGTTACTCTACTATACTGTAGTGATTGTACTACGTCAAATGTTTCTTTTTAGACTTTCATAAGC
Protein-coding sequences here:
- the LOC110995794 gene encoding NADH dehydrogenase [ubiquinone] flavoprotein 2, mitochondrial-like encodes the protein MLLNRFKVVQKIPQIVRNFSCSKNLLSEEIFVHRDSNDNNPQIPFEFTEANMTRLCAIIQNYPEGCQRSAISAAMDIVQRQIGWIPISAMHKVADVLSIPRMRVYEWATFYTMCKRRYRGKFNVKVCVTTPCMLRGSDVILQAVEEATCCCAGSLSADRMFGVDTVQCQGACANAPVLVVDDDYYEDVTVCDVYNIIQTLKCGGIPPCGPQSGRFAAEPITGLTTLCECPPPPGFGIQAGLGNAAPPLPHN